The Amycolatopsis sp. 195334CR genome includes a window with the following:
- a CDS encoding aldo/keto reductase, producing MHRTSLGGLEVSRIGLGAMGMSAFYTGAGRDDAESIRTIRRALDLGVTHLDTAEVYGPYVNEELVGRAIRGRRDEVVVATKFGLVSHTGRPGPDSTPTNVRAAVDGSLSRLGIDHIDLYYQHRVDPGTPIEETVGALSELVSAGKIVHIGLSEAAAATIRRAHAVHPVAAVQTEYSLWTRDPEAEVLPTLRELGIGLVPYSPLGHGFLTGDIRTLDGLDATDWRRTNPRFTGDNLARNLRIVDEVRAVAADVDATPAQVALAWLLAQGDGIAPIPGTRRADRLEENSAADRIRLGTAQLSRLNELPPASGERHAEPDLAAIDQ from the coding sequence ATGCACCGCACCTCGCTGGGAGGACTGGAGGTCTCGCGGATCGGCCTCGGGGCGATGGGGATGTCGGCGTTCTACACCGGCGCGGGCCGGGACGACGCCGAGTCGATCCGCACCATCCGGCGAGCCCTGGACCTCGGTGTCACCCATCTGGACACCGCCGAGGTGTACGGGCCCTACGTCAACGAGGAACTGGTGGGCCGGGCGATCCGGGGCCGCCGGGACGAGGTTGTCGTCGCCACCAAGTTCGGCCTCGTCTCCCACACCGGCCGGCCGGGTCCGGACAGCACGCCCACGAACGTGCGCGCGGCGGTCGACGGATCGCTGTCGCGGCTCGGAATCGACCACATCGACCTGTACTACCAGCATCGGGTGGACCCCGGCACGCCGATCGAGGAGACGGTGGGAGCGTTGAGCGAGCTGGTGTCCGCGGGCAAGATCGTCCACATCGGACTGTCCGAGGCGGCGGCGGCCACGATCCGCAGGGCGCACGCCGTTCATCCGGTGGCCGCGGTCCAGACCGAGTACTCACTGTGGACCCGCGACCCCGAGGCGGAGGTGCTGCCCACGCTGCGAGAGCTGGGCATCGGCCTGGTGCCCTACTCGCCGCTGGGGCACGGCTTCCTCACCGGCGACATCCGCACCCTGGACGGCTTGGACGCCACCGACTGGCGTCGCACCAATCCCCGGTTCACCGGCGACAACCTCGCTCGCAACCTGCGCATCGTCGACGAGGTCCGCGCGGTCGCCGCCGACGTCGATGCCACGCCCGCGCAGGTCGCGCTGGCCTGGCTGCTCGCGCAGGGGGACGGCATCGCGCCCATTCCGGGCACCAGGCGGGCCGACCGGCTCGAGGAGAACAGCGCCGCCGACCGGATCCGGCTCGGCACCGCACAGCTCTCCCGGCTGAACGAACTGCCACCGGCCTCCGGCGAACGTCATGCCGAGCCCGACCTGGCCGCCATCGACCAGTAA
- a CDS encoding MarR family winged helix-turn-helix transcriptional regulator codes for MANTAAGTDGPRRRVPSKDAAPEVPVGTRWLNGDERAAWLANSAIMISLPAALDARMQREAQLTFFEYMVLSVLSEQPEHTLQMSELAARTAASLSRLSHVVGRLEKRELLTRARIPGPGRRTNAILTEAGYEVVAAAAPGHVAAVREYLIDELEPHELTALRRIGTAVDAAIKRAQT; via the coding sequence ATGGCGAACACCGCAGCGGGCACGGACGGACCACGCCGCCGGGTGCCGAGCAAGGACGCGGCACCCGAGGTGCCGGTCGGCACGCGATGGCTGAACGGCGACGAGCGGGCGGCATGGCTGGCCAACTCCGCGATCATGATCAGCCTGCCCGCCGCACTGGACGCGCGGATGCAGCGCGAGGCCCAGCTGACCTTTTTCGAGTACATGGTGCTTTCGGTGCTGTCCGAGCAGCCGGAGCACACGCTGCAGATGAGCGAACTCGCCGCGCGGACGGCGGCATCGCTGTCACGGCTGTCGCACGTTGTCGGGCGGCTGGAGAAGCGTGAACTGCTCACCCGAGCCCGGATCCCCGGCCCGGGCAGGCGGACCAACGCCATACTGACAGAGGCGGGCTACGAGGTCGTGGCGGCGGCGGCGCCAGGGCATGTCGCGGCCGTCCGGGAGTACCTGATCGACGAACTCGAGCCGCACGAGCTGACAGCACTGCGCCGGATCGGCACCGCGGTCGATGCCGCCATCAAGCGCGCGCAAACGTGA
- a CDS encoding Gfo/Idh/MocA family protein, giving the protein MSSKAIRVGIIGADTKASWAGASHIPALAAQPAFQLAGVATRREESARAAAEAFGAERWFADPFELIRDPSIDLVTVAVKVPAHRELVLAALAANKAVYSESPLGASVEETEEMAAAAGSLHTAIGLQGRLNPSVRRAAEIIAQGRLGRLLSARVVATTFGNGPESVSTYEYFDKAASGASFLTIAAGHVLDLVEAVLGDITEIDARTELLWPEVKLADTGAVSVREVPDHLDAIAKTSSGAPVGVQILAGVPAPEARFSLEVRGSDGWLTLTGNHPAGAQVGDLTLASSVDFTPPDTPVATGTGPTAAEIWTGASINVGEVYASLARDIANGTYHAPGFDRAVHNSRLIARVEQASRTGLRQ; this is encoded by the coding sequence ATGTCAAGCAAGGCGATTCGGGTCGGCATCATCGGCGCGGACACGAAGGCGAGCTGGGCGGGGGCATCGCACATCCCCGCGCTGGCGGCACAGCCGGCGTTCCAGCTGGCGGGCGTGGCGACACGGAGAGAGGAGAGTGCCCGCGCCGCCGCCGAGGCGTTCGGGGCCGAGCGCTGGTTCGCCGATCCGTTCGAGCTCATCCGCGATCCGTCGATCGATCTTGTCACCGTGGCCGTCAAGGTCCCCGCGCACCGCGAGCTGGTGCTGGCGGCCCTGGCGGCGAACAAGGCCGTGTACTCGGAGTCTCCGCTGGGCGCGTCCGTTGAGGAGACCGAAGAGATGGCCGCCGCGGCCGGTTCGCTGCACACGGCGATCGGCCTGCAGGGACGGCTGAACCCGTCGGTCCGCCGCGCGGCGGAGATCATCGCGCAGGGCAGGCTCGGGCGGCTGCTCTCGGCCCGGGTCGTCGCGACCACGTTCGGCAACGGTCCCGAGTCGGTGAGCACGTACGAGTACTTCGACAAGGCGGCGTCGGGCGCGAGCTTCCTGACCATCGCGGCGGGCCACGTCCTGGACCTTGTCGAAGCGGTGCTCGGCGACATCACCGAGATCGACGCGCGCACGGAACTCCTCTGGCCCGAGGTGAAACTCGCCGACACCGGCGCGGTCTCCGTCCGGGAAGTCCCGGATCACCTCGACGCCATTGCCAAGACCTCGTCGGGCGCGCCGGTCGGAGTGCAGATCCTGGCAGGCGTTCCCGCACCCGAGGCTCGGTTCAGTCTCGAGGTTCGCGGTTCGGACGGCTGGCTGACGCTGACTGGCAATCACCCCGCGGGCGCGCAGGTCGGCGATCTCACGCTGGCCTCGAGTGTGGACTTCACCCCGCCGGACACCCCGGTCGCCACCGGTACCGGCCCGACCGCGGCCGAGATCTGGACCGGTGCGTCGATCAACGTGGGCGAGGTGTACGCCAGCCTGGCGCGTGACATCGCGAACGGGACGTACCACGCCCCGGGCTTCGACCGCGCCGTCCACAACAGCCGACTGATCGCCCGCGTCGAACAGGCCTCGCGCACCGGCCTGCGCCAGTAG